Proteins encoded in a region of the Anopheles aquasalis chromosome 2, idAnoAquaMG_Q_19, whole genome shotgun sequence genome:
- the LOC126575634 gene encoding uncharacterized protein LOC126575634 yields the protein MSAQNREDTVGKEGSKEPIMTYEVEKISPIKVVGIGTDGDIRGSWIIETSTTQSPTTTETPTTTVSTRSTPPPVTTPKPSAKWVKTYGNHVPSNAIPAGKIDNRRVQFIGVQYYKDDLIPGAVVQIAGVCYVASHGQSHYVLNYEVLVATKGKFVPTTLGNIPANALPAGKTAKGEILYICRADHKGMKLVGKAQKSQERCFVGYNGLELKFSKYEIYVY from the exons ATGAGTGCACAAAATCGC GAAGATACGGTTGGTAAGGAAGGCTCCAAGGAACCGATCATGACCTACGAAGTTGAAAAGATTTCCCCGATAAAAGTCGTCGGCATAGGGACAGACGGTGATATCCGTGGTTCGTGGATTATCGAAACCTCGACTACTCAGTCTCCTACAACTACCGAAACTCCTACGACGACTGTTTCTACCCGCAGTACACCGCCACCCGTTACTACACCCAAACCTTCAGCCAAGTGGGTCAAAACTTACGGGAACCATGTACCGTCCAATGCCATCCCTGCCGGTAAAATTGATAACAGGCGCGTACAGTTTATTGGCGTACAGTATTACAAAGATGATCTGATCCCGGGAGCCGTTGTACAAATCGCCGGCGTCTGCTACGTAGCTTCGCACGGTCAATCCCATTATGTCTTAAATTACGAGGTTCTAGTCGCCACCAAGGGTAAGTTCGTGCCGACCACCCTAGGAAATATACCAGCAAACGCACTACCGGCAGGAAAGACGGCTAAGGGAGAAATTCTCTATATCTGTCGTGCGGACCACAAAGGCATGAAGCTGGTGGGCAAGGCGCAGAAATCACAAGAACGGTGCTTCGTTGGCTACAATGGTTTAGAGCTCAAGTTCTCCAAATATGAAATCTATGTCTATTAA
- the LOC126569381 gene encoding uncharacterized protein LOC126569381: MEDPASSPSKFQMSKYRFNKWDDEFSSFCIKKAKLDIRNWSTEAVSYKVENALVEDDDFDGSLMSQESSFSQEQLMDGVRPLASGTILNDSALAGQSSSMSRLLNEPIGGSMPDFVAEQEIELNQNAWLNERSRQKPVIQPKATDSPAVKPPSLKPLSKLLATASTMVPRRNPRKSMYPNSFGGSSQGTSSQGTAAKVVLPNLGTLLTLKSKELDCLNPKLEDNLLPVKREPINQLDQRWLNRQSSGSGNAGEDTVKPSAVGANLGRSTSSTSSTGPRSYGRRNVNVAALASTGSFGLSSVSLLDRPEPTPSAANSNSTITDGLMAQTTAYDRPAAVQSDSDDGGEENSDDTSPAMLNVAKKRKVLAEKDMIEITCLKLNAMLSLKRIKAGQKQCVLFNNTWDTRINFMRQAGCPHRDWRRGIRYNGKTLRYWMNRGVITLPAKTGTTRRSEVEKLTAELAETKKQLHEMKLKLLKMETLQMSQNQKNWGWANKCSICGGSPLARCSRCKQAWYCGTECQKIDWPCHKFLCFLP; this comes from the exons ATGGAGGATCCTGCGTCCAGTCCCAGCAAGTTCCAAATGAGCAAATATCGATTCAACAAATGGGATGATGAGTTCTCCTCCTTTTGCATCAAGAAGGCCAAG CTGGACATCCGCAATTGGTCCACTGAAGCCGTCTCCTACAAGGTAGAGAATGCGCTCGTTGAGGACGATGATTTCGATGGATCGTTAATGTCGCAAGAATCAAGCTTTAGCCAGGAGCAGCTAATGGATGGTGTGCGGCCGCTCGCGAGCGGAACGATCCTTAACGATAGTGCTCTGGCTGGCCAGAGCTCGTCAATGAGCAGATTGCTAAACGAACCGATCGGCGGATCAATGCCGGATTTCGTAGCCGAGCAAGAAATTGAACTGAATCAAAATGCGTGGCTCAACGAACGAAGCCGCCAGAAACCAGTGATTCAGCCAAAGGCTACGGATTCACCTGCCGTAAAGCCACCCTCTCTGAAGCCACTGTCGAAACTGTTGGCCACCGCGTCCACCATGGTTCCGAGGCGCAATCCTCGGAAATCAATGTACCCCAATTCATTTGGCGGCTCCTCTCAGGGAACTTCTTCACAGGGCACTGCTGCAAAGGTGGTACTACCCAATCTAGGAACGTTGCTCACTCTAAAATCAAAAGAATTGGATTGCTTGAATCCTAAACTGGAGGACAACCTGTTACCCGTAAAACGTGAACCGATCAATCAGCTTGATCAGCGATGGTTGAATCGTCAATCCTCGGGCAGCGGCAATGCAGGAGAAGACACCGTAAAACCATCTGCAGTTGGTGCCAACCTCGGACGTTCGACTAGCAGCACCTCCAGCACTGGCCCCAGATCGTATGGACGGCGGAACGTTAATGTAGCAGCATTAGCATCCACTGGTAGCTTCGGTCTGTCTTCAGTGAGTCTGCTGGATCGTCCAGAACCAACGCCTTCagcggccaacagcaacagcacgatCACGGATGGTTTGATGGCTCAAACAACGGCATACGATCGACCGGCCGCCGTTCAATCCGATTCCGATGACGGTGGGGAGGAGAATTCGGATGATACATCTCCAGCAATGTTGAACGTGGCCAAGAAAAGGAAAGTGTTGGCCGAAAAGGACATGATCGAAATCACATGCCTAAAATTGAATGCGATGCTTTCCTTGAAGCGCATAAAGGCCGGCCAGAAACAATGTGTTCTTTTCAATAACACATGGGACACCCGTATCAATTTTATGCGTCAGGCAGGCTGTCCCCATCGCGATTGGCGAAGAGGAATTAGATACAATGGCAAAACGCTGCGTTATTGGATGAATCGTGGTGTTATCACGCTTCCAGCAAAAACAG GTACGACACGACGATCAGAAGTAGAAAAGCTCACCGCGGAGCTCGCGGAGACAAAGAAGCAGCTGCATGAGATGAAATTGAAGCTATTAAAAATGGAGACCCTTCAAATGAGCCAAAACCAGAAAAACTGGGGCTGGGCAAACAAG TGTAGCATTTGCGGTGGATCGCCGTTAGCCAGATGCTCAAGGTGTAAGCAGGCATGGTATTGCGGGACAGAGTGCCAAAAAATAGATTGGCCCTGCCACAAATTCCTCTGTTTCTTACCATAA
- the LOC126573068 gene encoding DDB1- and CUL4-associated factor 11 isoform X1, producing the protein MGNIGLRNRVLESMSDLENGEIMDMDMDVDDAVDRLAQLNERRLNESDLLPEEEDELFNESEFASILRQLIRSYGILLRYSGDIMVLNYDNTYQNRMPVIKKKPTLNKLKKNDIYAVTKLASGEGTSPAMPCSMVSMISNRQSGIGPQDGPFSRSAVCRINNRFRPNTFVDRVHKCDQKVFCGKFTGDGNQFITASQDSLIRVFDSSNCHYRQVRTMEAKHVSWAILDVDFSPDGKSFVYTTWADALFIASLDDLSTDCIQTMQLNSDSPKLGVFSVCYSSCGKHLLCGANYGIFTYDLPTGTRTMAPDTHGRTDVNAVGFVDESSNIFFSGSDHGVIKLWDRRCMDDANLEGVGKLIGHCDGITYIDSRNDGRYIISNSKDQSIKLWDLRQMSTGGSSHERHYRDWDYRWDDVPKRFFTSPRTLPGDTSIMTYRGHKVQKSLIRAKFSPAATTGQRYIYTGCGTGRLIIYDVLTGTIVEAIEGHRDIVRDVAWHPHRSEILTCSWDASIHRHAYRGVTERDEEPEKKTPRGRTRRLADDSDDDDSEDDERKTAVQQPTRRSRRIAERTGGGHFLRSTLASSSSAGSSRRSSRN; encoded by the exons ATGGGTAATATCGGTCTGCGTAATCGCGTCCTGGAAAGCATGAGTGACCTGGAGAATGGCGAAATCATGGACATGGACATGGACGTCGATGACGCGGTCGACCGCCTGGCACAGCTGAACGAGCGGAGACTCAACGAGTCGGATTTGCTGCCCGAGGAGGAAGACGAGCTGTTCAACGAGAGCGAGTTTGCGTCCATTCTGCGCCAGCTGATCCGCAG TTATGGGATTTTGCTCCGTTACAGTGGTGACATTATGGTGCTGAACTACGACAACACATACCAGAACCGGATGCCGGTGATCaagaaaaaaccaacactCAACAAGCTCAAG AAAAACGATATCTATGCCGTCACGAAGCTGGCGTCGGGAGAGGGCACCAGCCCGGCGATGCCCTGCTCAATGGTCAGCATGATCAGCAACCGGCAGAGCGGGATCGGCCCGCAGGACGGACCATTCTCGCGGAGTGCCGTATGCCGGATCAACAATCGCTTCCGGCCAAACACGTTCGTCGACCGGGTGCACAAGTGCGACCAGAAGGTGTTTTGTGGGAAGTTCACCGGCGATGGCAACCAGTTCATTACCGCCAGCCAGGATTCGCTCATCCGGGTGTTTGACTCGTCCAACTGTCACTATCGGCAAGTGCGCACGATGGAAGCGAAGCACGTTTCCTGGGCGATACTGGACGTGGACTTTAGCCCCGATGGCAAATCCTTCGTCTACACGACTTGGGCCGATGCGC tTTTCATCGCCAGTCTGGACGACCTATCGACAGATTGCATACAAACCATGCAGCTCAACTCGGATAGCCCCAAGCTGGGCGTGTTCAGCGTTTGCTATTCCAGCTGCGGCAAACATTTGCTGTGTGGTGCAAACTATGGAATATTCACCTACGACCTGCCTACCGGTACACGGACCATGGCACCGGATACACACGGCCGGACGGACGTGAATGCCGTCGGTTTCGTGGATGAGTCATCAAACATCTTTTTCAGTGGCAGCGATCATGGAGTCATCAAG CTTTGGGATCGCCGGTGTATGGACGATGCCAATTTAGAAGGCGTCGGTAAACTGATTGGCCACTGTGACGGTATCACCTATATCGATTCGCGCAACGATGGACGGTACATCATCTCGAACTCAAAGGACCAGAGTATCAAGCTGTGGGATCTGCGTCAGATGTCGACCGGCGGTAGCAGCCATGAACGGCATTACCGTGACTGGGACTACCGTTGGGACGATGTACCGAAGCGAT TTTTCACATCGCCCAGAACATTGCCCGGTGATACGAGCATTATGACCTACCGCGGCCACAAGGTTCAGAAGAGCTTAATCAGGGCCAAGTTTTCCCCAGCAGCGACGACCGGGCAGCGATACATCTATACCGGCTGTGGAACGGGACGACTCATCA TTTACGACGTACTGACTGGCACAATCGTGGAAGCAATCGAAGGCCACCGGGATATTGTACGGGACGTAGCCTGGCATCCGCACCGGTCGGAGATTTTAACATGCTCG TGGGATGCATCCATTCATCGCCATGCGTACCGAGGTGTGACGGAGCGGGATGAGGAACCGGAGAAGAAGACGCCACGGGGGCGAACACGCAGACTGGCCGATGactcggatgatgatgattcggaAGATGATGAGCGGAAAACGGCGGTACAGCAGCCGACGAGACGCTCACGGCGCATAGCAGAGCGAACCGGTGGAGGCCACTTTCTGCGCAGTACGCTAGCCTCCTCATCGTCCGCCGGGTCCAGTAGGAGATCGTCCAGGAATTAA
- the LOC126573068 gene encoding DDB1- and CUL4-associated factor 11 isoform X2, whose amino-acid sequence MGNIGLRNRVLESMSDLENGEIMDMDMDVDDAVDRLAQLNERRLNESDLLPEEEDELFNESEFASILRQLIRSGDIMVLNYDNTYQNRMPVIKKKPTLNKLKKNDIYAVTKLASGEGTSPAMPCSMVSMISNRQSGIGPQDGPFSRSAVCRINNRFRPNTFVDRVHKCDQKVFCGKFTGDGNQFITASQDSLIRVFDSSNCHYRQVRTMEAKHVSWAILDVDFSPDGKSFVYTTWADALFIASLDDLSTDCIQTMQLNSDSPKLGVFSVCYSSCGKHLLCGANYGIFTYDLPTGTRTMAPDTHGRTDVNAVGFVDESSNIFFSGSDHGVIKLWDRRCMDDANLEGVGKLIGHCDGITYIDSRNDGRYIISNSKDQSIKLWDLRQMSTGGSSHERHYRDWDYRWDDVPKRFFTSPRTLPGDTSIMTYRGHKVQKSLIRAKFSPAATTGQRYIYTGCGTGRLIIYDVLTGTIVEAIEGHRDIVRDVAWHPHRSEILTCSWDASIHRHAYRGVTERDEEPEKKTPRGRTRRLADDSDDDDSEDDERKTAVQQPTRRSRRIAERTGGGHFLRSTLASSSSAGSSRRSSRN is encoded by the exons ATGGGTAATATCGGTCTGCGTAATCGCGTCCTGGAAAGCATGAGTGACCTGGAGAATGGCGAAATCATGGACATGGACATGGACGTCGATGACGCGGTCGACCGCCTGGCACAGCTGAACGAGCGGAGACTCAACGAGTCGGATTTGCTGCCCGAGGAGGAAGACGAGCTGTTCAACGAGAGCGAGTTTGCGTCCATTCTGCGCCAGCTGATCCGCAG TGGTGACATTATGGTGCTGAACTACGACAACACATACCAGAACCGGATGCCGGTGATCaagaaaaaaccaacactCAACAAGCTCAAG AAAAACGATATCTATGCCGTCACGAAGCTGGCGTCGGGAGAGGGCACCAGCCCGGCGATGCCCTGCTCAATGGTCAGCATGATCAGCAACCGGCAGAGCGGGATCGGCCCGCAGGACGGACCATTCTCGCGGAGTGCCGTATGCCGGATCAACAATCGCTTCCGGCCAAACACGTTCGTCGACCGGGTGCACAAGTGCGACCAGAAGGTGTTTTGTGGGAAGTTCACCGGCGATGGCAACCAGTTCATTACCGCCAGCCAGGATTCGCTCATCCGGGTGTTTGACTCGTCCAACTGTCACTATCGGCAAGTGCGCACGATGGAAGCGAAGCACGTTTCCTGGGCGATACTGGACGTGGACTTTAGCCCCGATGGCAAATCCTTCGTCTACACGACTTGGGCCGATGCGC tTTTCATCGCCAGTCTGGACGACCTATCGACAGATTGCATACAAACCATGCAGCTCAACTCGGATAGCCCCAAGCTGGGCGTGTTCAGCGTTTGCTATTCCAGCTGCGGCAAACATTTGCTGTGTGGTGCAAACTATGGAATATTCACCTACGACCTGCCTACCGGTACACGGACCATGGCACCGGATACACACGGCCGGACGGACGTGAATGCCGTCGGTTTCGTGGATGAGTCATCAAACATCTTTTTCAGTGGCAGCGATCATGGAGTCATCAAG CTTTGGGATCGCCGGTGTATGGACGATGCCAATTTAGAAGGCGTCGGTAAACTGATTGGCCACTGTGACGGTATCACCTATATCGATTCGCGCAACGATGGACGGTACATCATCTCGAACTCAAAGGACCAGAGTATCAAGCTGTGGGATCTGCGTCAGATGTCGACCGGCGGTAGCAGCCATGAACGGCATTACCGTGACTGGGACTACCGTTGGGACGATGTACCGAAGCGAT TTTTCACATCGCCCAGAACATTGCCCGGTGATACGAGCATTATGACCTACCGCGGCCACAAGGTTCAGAAGAGCTTAATCAGGGCCAAGTTTTCCCCAGCAGCGACGACCGGGCAGCGATACATCTATACCGGCTGTGGAACGGGACGACTCATCA TTTACGACGTACTGACTGGCACAATCGTGGAAGCAATCGAAGGCCACCGGGATATTGTACGGGACGTAGCCTGGCATCCGCACCGGTCGGAGATTTTAACATGCTCG TGGGATGCATCCATTCATCGCCATGCGTACCGAGGTGTGACGGAGCGGGATGAGGAACCGGAGAAGAAGACGCCACGGGGGCGAACACGCAGACTGGCCGATGactcggatgatgatgattcggaAGATGATGAGCGGAAAACGGCGGTACAGCAGCCGACGAGACGCTCACGGCGCATAGCAGAGCGAACCGGTGGAGGCCACTTTCTGCGCAGTACGCTAGCCTCCTCATCGTCCGCCGGGTCCAGTAGGAGATCGTCCAGGAATTAA
- the LOC126573069 gene encoding F-box/LRR-repeat protein 20 isoform X1: protein MNRYHPNHHHGYHYQHGHHHGHHHHRSGSGGAVWQQQQQPSHHFQYYQQPPQEQHALYQEHYHYQRRRSSEVYGRRVQQQKTCMIPDDEISRKLPKEILLRILSYLDVTSLCRCGQVSRYWNMLALDGSNWQKIDLFDFQRDIEGPVIENISLRCGGFLKYLRLRGCQSVGSQSIRTLAQHCHNIEHLDLSECKKISDVAIQPLSKHCAKLIAINLESCSQISDSSLKALSDGCPNLAEINVSWCNLITENGVEALARGCNKIKKFSSKGCKQVNDRAVIALALYCPGIEVLNLHSCDSITDASISKIAEKCINLKQLCVSKCTELTDQSLIALSTNNHYLNTLEVAGCAHFTDTGFIALAKNCKFLERMDLEECSLITDATLLNLAMGCPSLEKLTLSHCELITDEGIRQLAGGGCAAESLSVLELDNCPLITDATLEHLISCHNLQRIELYDCQLISRNAIRRLRNHLPNIKVHAYFAPVTPPPTANGPRPRYCRCCEIL, encoded by the exons ATGAATCGTTACCAtcccaaccatcatcacggcTACCATTATCAGCATGGTCACCATcacggtcatcatcatcatcgtagtgGCAGCGGAGGAGCagtttggcagcagcagcagcagccgtcgcaCCATTTTCAGTATTACCAGCAACCACCTCAGGAACAGCACGCACTATACCAGGAGCATTACCATTATCAAAGACGCCGTAGCTCGGAAGTGTATGGTCGccgcgtgcagcagcag AAAACATGCATGATACCAGACGACGAAATTTCGCGGAAGCTACCGAAGGAAATACTGTTGCGAATTCTATCATACCTCGATGTAACTTCACTGTGCCGCTGTGGCCAG GTGTCGCGCTACTGGAACATGCTCGCACTGGATGGCTCCAATTGGCAGAAGATAGACTTGTTCGACTTTCAGCGGGACATTGAG GGTCCGGTGATTGAGAACATTTCGCTCCGGTGCGGAGGATTCCTCAAGTATTTGCGCCTGCGCGGTTGCCAGTCGGTCGGCAGCCAGTCGATACGGACGCTTGCCCAACACTGCCACAACATCGAACACCTCGATCTGTCTGAGTGCAAGAAGATCAGTGACGTCGCGATACAACCGCTCAGCAAACATTGCGCCAAGCTGATCGCCATCAATCTGGAATCATGCTCACAGATCTCCGACAGCAGCCTTAAAGCCCTTTCTGACGGTTGTCCG AATTTGGCCGAAATCAATGTATCCTGGTGCAATCTTATTACCGAGAATGGTGTCGAAGCGCTAGCGCGCGGGTGCAACAAGATTAAAAAGTTCAGCAGTAAAG GATGCAAACAGGTGAATGATAGGGCAGTGATTGCGCTCGCACTGTACTGTCCTGGGATCGAGGTTTTAAATCTACATAGTTGTGAT AGCATAACGGATGCATCGATATCGAAGATTGCGGAGAAGTGCATCAATTTGAAGCAGCTGTGCGTGAGCAAGTGCACCGAGCTTACCGACCAATCATTGATAGCACTGTCGACGAACAATCACTATCTAAACACACTCGAGGTGGCTGGTTGTGCACATTTTACCGATACCGGCTTCATCGCTTTGGCAAAG AACTGTAAATTTCTCGAACGTATGGATTTGGAGGAGTGCAGCCTGATAACTGATGCGACGTTACTGAACCTAGCCATGGGGTGCCCAAGCCTGGAGAAACTG ACTCTGTCGCACTGTGAGCTGATAACGGATGAAGGCATTCgccagctggctggcggtggctgTGCCGCTGAAAGCCTCTCCGTCCTCGAACTGGACAACTGTCCGCTAATCACTGACGCCACGCTCGAGCATTTGATATCCTGCCACAACCTGCAGCGGATAGAACTCTACGACTGCCAGCTCATCTCGCGTAACGCCATCCGCCGCCTACGG AACCACCTGCCTAACATTAAGGTGCATGCCTATTTTGCCCCcgtaacaccaccaccgacggcaaATGGACCGCGGCCGCGGTACTGCCGATGTTGCGAGATTCTCTGA
- the LOC126573069 gene encoding F-box/LRR-repeat protein 20 isoform X2 — translation MTARNGEREKGPGKEQNEKMNQSQLARNRFEKTCMIPDDEISRKLPKEILLRILSYLDVTSLCRCGQVSRYWNMLALDGSNWQKIDLFDFQRDIEGPVIENISLRCGGFLKYLRLRGCQSVGSQSIRTLAQHCHNIEHLDLSECKKISDVAIQPLSKHCAKLIAINLESCSQISDSSLKALSDGCPNLAEINVSWCNLITENGVEALARGCNKIKKFSSKGCKQVNDRAVIALALYCPGIEVLNLHSCDSITDASISKIAEKCINLKQLCVSKCTELTDQSLIALSTNNHYLNTLEVAGCAHFTDTGFIALAKNCKFLERMDLEECSLITDATLLNLAMGCPSLEKLTLSHCELITDEGIRQLAGGGCAAESLSVLELDNCPLITDATLEHLISCHNLQRIELYDCQLISRNAIRRLRNHLPNIKVHAYFAPVTPPPTANGPRPRYCRCCEIL, via the exons AAAACATGCATGATACCAGACGACGAAATTTCGCGGAAGCTACCGAAGGAAATACTGTTGCGAATTCTATCATACCTCGATGTAACTTCACTGTGCCGCTGTGGCCAG GTGTCGCGCTACTGGAACATGCTCGCACTGGATGGCTCCAATTGGCAGAAGATAGACTTGTTCGACTTTCAGCGGGACATTGAG GGTCCGGTGATTGAGAACATTTCGCTCCGGTGCGGAGGATTCCTCAAGTATTTGCGCCTGCGCGGTTGCCAGTCGGTCGGCAGCCAGTCGATACGGACGCTTGCCCAACACTGCCACAACATCGAACACCTCGATCTGTCTGAGTGCAAGAAGATCAGTGACGTCGCGATACAACCGCTCAGCAAACATTGCGCCAAGCTGATCGCCATCAATCTGGAATCATGCTCACAGATCTCCGACAGCAGCCTTAAAGCCCTTTCTGACGGTTGTCCG AATTTGGCCGAAATCAATGTATCCTGGTGCAATCTTATTACCGAGAATGGTGTCGAAGCGCTAGCGCGCGGGTGCAACAAGATTAAAAAGTTCAGCAGTAAAG GATGCAAACAGGTGAATGATAGGGCAGTGATTGCGCTCGCACTGTACTGTCCTGGGATCGAGGTTTTAAATCTACATAGTTGTGAT AGCATAACGGATGCATCGATATCGAAGATTGCGGAGAAGTGCATCAATTTGAAGCAGCTGTGCGTGAGCAAGTGCACCGAGCTTACCGACCAATCATTGATAGCACTGTCGACGAACAATCACTATCTAAACACACTCGAGGTGGCTGGTTGTGCACATTTTACCGATACCGGCTTCATCGCTTTGGCAAAG AACTGTAAATTTCTCGAACGTATGGATTTGGAGGAGTGCAGCCTGATAACTGATGCGACGTTACTGAACCTAGCCATGGGGTGCCCAAGCCTGGAGAAACTG ACTCTGTCGCACTGTGAGCTGATAACGGATGAAGGCATTCgccagctggctggcggtggctgTGCCGCTGAAAGCCTCTCCGTCCTCGAACTGGACAACTGTCCGCTAATCACTGACGCCACGCTCGAGCATTTGATATCCTGCCACAACCTGCAGCGGATAGAACTCTACGACTGCCAGCTCATCTCGCGTAACGCCATCCGCCGCCTACGG AACCACCTGCCTAACATTAAGGTGCATGCCTATTTTGCCCCcgtaacaccaccaccgacggcaaATGGACCGCGGCCGCGGTACTGCCGATGTTGCGAGATTCTCTGA